A single region of the Pontibacter kalidii genome encodes:
- a CDS encoding sugar MFS transporter, protein MAGTSHTNVKTPASQEVTENYRGPLVTVTLLFFMWGFITCLNDILIPKLQQVFTLELWQAMLIQTAFFGAYFFVSLLYFILSITKGDPIRQIGYKNGIIVGLIVAAVGCALFYPAASTLSYGFFLGALFVLASGITILQIAANPYVAILGPQEGAASRLNMTQALNSLGTTVAPIIGGYLIFGAVNATDTGADSVKMPYLGLAATLLAIALLIKVSKLPSIQNTDEITPGAGALRYRHLVLGIICIFAYVGGEVAIGSALINFFRLPEIAGLEEAEAGHFLAFYWGGAMVGRFFGAVALSNSKNAGGKYIVMGGIAAVVFVLLYFAYGLNEALIVLGLIALNFAVLMLGRFIPNRTLGYFAATVVVLLLITSFASGAVAMWSVIAIGLFNSIMFPTIFTLAIKGLGVHTSQASSLLVMAIVGGAIVPPLQGAVADITGDLQISFLVPLVCYLYIMYYGFSGSKITDETI, encoded by the coding sequence ATGGCTGGCACTTCGCACACCAATGTTAAAACACCCGCTTCGCAGGAAGTAACCGAGAACTACAGAGGTCCTCTGGTTACCGTAACCCTTCTCTTTTTCATGTGGGGGTTCATCACCTGCCTCAACGACATCCTCATACCGAAACTACAGCAGGTGTTCACGCTGGAGCTATGGCAGGCGATGCTCATACAGACAGCTTTCTTCGGGGCTTACTTCTTCGTCTCGCTCCTATACTTTATCCTCTCCATCACCAAAGGAGACCCTATCCGCCAGATCGGGTACAAAAACGGCATCATTGTCGGGCTGATCGTGGCGGCGGTGGGCTGTGCGTTGTTTTACCCGGCGGCCTCTACGCTGAGCTACGGCTTCTTCCTCGGCGCTTTGTTCGTGCTGGCCTCGGGCATCACCATCCTGCAGATAGCGGCTAACCCCTATGTGGCCATACTTGGCCCGCAGGAAGGAGCTGCCAGCCGCCTGAACATGACGCAGGCCCTGAACTCGCTGGGAACCACGGTGGCCCCTATCATTGGCGGTTACCTTATCTTCGGTGCGGTAAACGCTACGGACACCGGTGCCGACTCCGTGAAAATGCCGTACCTGGGCCTGGCTGCCACCCTGCTGGCCATCGCACTGCTCATTAAAGTCTCGAAGCTGCCCAGCATACAGAACACAGACGAGATTACGCCAGGCGCAGGCGCCCTGCGGTACCGCCACCTGGTGCTGGGCATCATCTGTATTTTTGCCTATGTGGGTGGTGAGGTAGCCATTGGCAGCGCGCTCATTAACTTCTTCAGGCTGCCGGAAATTGCCGGCCTGGAGGAGGCAGAGGCCGGGCACTTCCTAGCCTTTTACTGGGGAGGTGCCATGGTGGGCCGATTCTTTGGCGCCGTAGCCCTCTCTAACTCGAAAAACGCTGGCGGAAAGTATATCGTGATGGGCGGCATTGCGGCAGTGGTATTTGTGCTATTATACTTTGCCTACGGCTTAAACGAGGCCCTGATTGTGCTGGGCCTGATCGCCCTGAATTTTGCCGTGCTAATGTTGGGCCGCTTTATCCCGAACAGAACACTGGGCTACTTTGCCGCCACCGTGGTCGTGCTGCTGCTCATTACCAGCTTTGCCTCCGGCGCGGTGGCCATGTGGTCGGTTATTGCCATCGGCCTATTCAACTCCATCATGTTCCCAACGATCTTCACGCTGGCTATCAAAGGCTTGGGCGTGCATACCAGCCAGGCCTCTTCGCTGCTGGTGATGGCTATTGTGGGTGGCGCCATTGTGCCGCCGCTGCAGGGCGCCGTGGCCGACATTACCGGGGACCTTCAAATATCGTTCCTGGTGCCGCTGGTGTGTTACCTCTACATCATGTACTATGGTTTCTCCGGATCAAAGATTACTGACGAGACGATCTAA
- a CDS encoding AraC family transcriptional regulator, whose protein sequence is MATNKIYIKNMVCDRCKRVVAEELQKLGYTVLQVGLGEAELATDGAQVNVEELREVLESNGFELLDDRRTQLIEKVKLAIIELVHQTGEQELHINTSDYIADKLGMDYNYISSLFSSFEGITIEKYLILQRIERVKELLVYGELSLKEIAYELGYSSVAHLSNQFKKITGLTPSHFKQVKSEKRKTLDKVQD, encoded by the coding sequence ATGGCAACGAATAAGATATACATCAAGAACATGGTGTGCGACCGCTGCAAGCGTGTGGTGGCCGAGGAGCTGCAGAAACTGGGCTACACCGTGCTGCAGGTAGGTCTGGGCGAGGCCGAGCTGGCCACTGATGGCGCTCAGGTGAATGTGGAGGAACTGCGGGAGGTGCTCGAGAGCAATGGCTTTGAGCTGCTCGACGACCGCAGGACGCAGCTGATCGAAAAGGTGAAGCTGGCCATTATTGAGCTGGTGCACCAGACCGGCGAGCAGGAGCTGCACATCAACACCTCGGACTACATAGCCGACAAGCTGGGGATGGACTACAACTATATCAGTTCGCTCTTTTCCTCATTCGAGGGGATAACGATAGAGAAATACCTCATCCTGCAGCGCATCGAGCGGGTAAAAGAGCTGCTCGTATACGGCGAACTCAGCCTGAAAGAGATTGCCTATGAACTGGGCTACAGCAGCGTGGCCCATCTCTCCAACCAGTTCAAAAAAATAACCGGGCTCACCCCAAGCCATTTTAAACAGGTTAAGAGCGAGAAGCGGAAAACGTTGGATAAGGTGCAGGATTAG
- a CDS encoding DUF72 domain-containing protein, with translation MEQQIHIGTSGWHYKHWVGIFYPKGLRPNAFTGYYTRHFRTVEINNSFYKLPSADTFASWRKSVPDDFIFAVKASRYLTHMKKLLEPQEPLSRFFSAANALEHKLGPVLFQLPPGWKMNAGRLRNFMAQLPPYYKYTFEFRHTSWYTDEILDLLRKHNAAFCIYELDGHHSPLHVTAGFVYVRLHGPGGKYAGSYTEEALQGWAQQCLAWQLQGLEVYVYFDNDQLGYAAYNALRLQEIVRQKRL, from the coding sequence ATGGAGCAACAGATTCACATCGGCACTTCGGGCTGGCACTACAAGCACTGGGTGGGAATCTTCTATCCGAAAGGCCTACGGCCAAATGCCTTCACGGGTTACTACACCCGCCACTTCCGCACCGTCGAGATCAACAATTCTTTTTATAAACTGCCTTCGGCCGACACGTTTGCCAGCTGGCGCAAGTCCGTTCCGGATGATTTCATCTTCGCCGTAAAGGCCAGCCGCTACCTCACCCACATGAAAAAGCTACTGGAGCCACAAGAACCCCTGAGTCGCTTTTTCTCTGCGGCCAACGCCCTGGAGCACAAGTTGGGGCCGGTGCTCTTTCAGCTGCCGCCGGGCTGGAAGATGAACGCCGGCCGCCTCCGCAATTTCATGGCGCAGCTTCCTCCTTACTACAAGTATACTTTCGAGTTTAGGCATACCAGCTGGTATACGGATGAAATATTGGACCTCCTCCGAAAACATAATGCCGCTTTTTGTATTTATGAACTGGATGGCCATCACTCGCCGCTGCACGTAACGGCCGGTTTCGTGTACGTGCGTCTGCACGGCCCTGGGGGCAAGTACGCGGGCTCCTATACCGAAGAGGCGCTGCAGGGGTGGGCGCAGCAATGTCTGGCCTGGCAGCTGCAGGGGCTGGAGGTATATGTATACTTCGACAACGACCAGCTGGGCTACGCCGCCTATAACGCCCTCAGACTACAGGAGATCGTGCGGCAGAAAAGGCTGTAG
- a CDS encoding TIGR02587 family membrane protein, with protein sequence MTNYKQDSKVTSNNRPLRQSLKEYARGITGGLLFSFPLLYTMEVWWAGFIASPQQLLLLVAVTYLLLLGYNRFAGMRPDVSWRSVMVDSVEEMGIGLLLSFGVLYMLNRIEFGHMSTDEIMGKVIIEAMAVSIGVSVGTAQLGVNEGETVDDDETERKLKEQAERENKDSLYRSKLGSAVLALCGAILVGGNVAPTEEVLKIAVDSTAGNILAMALVSIILSTIVLYFSDIKGNGGRSVNGLLYNIAFDTCISYLVGLGAAAFMLWYFGRFDGIGFWMAFSQSITLGVLTSLGASAGRLLIR encoded by the coding sequence GTGACAAATTATAAACAAGACTCAAAGGTAACGAGCAACAACCGGCCCCTGCGGCAGTCGCTGAAGGAGTATGCGCGGGGGATAACTGGCGGACTGCTGTTCAGTTTTCCACTGCTTTACACCATGGAGGTGTGGTGGGCGGGTTTTATTGCATCACCACAGCAACTGCTGCTGCTGGTGGCGGTTACCTACCTGCTGTTGTTGGGCTATAACCGTTTTGCCGGCATGCGCCCTGATGTGTCGTGGCGCAGCGTTATGGTGGACTCGGTGGAGGAGATGGGCATTGGCTTACTGCTCTCGTTCGGGGTACTCTACATGCTTAACCGCATTGAGTTCGGGCACATGTCGACCGACGAAATAATGGGCAAGGTGATCATCGAGGCCATGGCAGTGTCGATTGGCGTATCGGTGGGAACGGCGCAGCTGGGAGTGAACGAGGGAGAAACGGTTGATGACGATGAAACTGAGCGGAAACTAAAGGAACAGGCGGAGCGGGAGAACAAGGACTCGCTTTACAGATCGAAGCTGGGAAGTGCGGTGCTGGCCCTGTGCGGTGCTATACTGGTAGGCGGCAACGTGGCTCCTACCGAGGAGGTGCTGAAGATTGCGGTGGACTCTACAGCCGGCAACATCCTGGCTATGGCGTTGGTATCCATCATACTCAGCACCATTGTACTTTATTTCAGCGATATCAAAGGCAATGGCGGTCGCAGTGTGAACGGGCTGCTTTACAACATTGCCTTCGACACCTGCATCAGCTACCTGGTAGGCCTGGGCGCGGCGGCCTTTATGCTTTGGTATTTCGGCCGGTTTGATGGTATCGGTTTCTGGATGGCCTTTAGTCAAAGTATAACGTTGGGGGTGCTTACCTCGCTGGGCGCATCGGCGGGTCGCCTGCTAATTAGATAG
- a CDS encoding MBL fold metallo-hydrolase, giving the protein MKVEQIYTGCLAQGAYYIESKGEAAIIDPLREVKPYIEKAAKDGAKIKYVLETHFHADFVSGHVDLAKATGATIVFGPNAHPKFEAHLAEDGEELKVGEVTIRVLHTPGHTMESTTYLLLDENGREHAIFSGDTLFIGDVGRPDLAVKSDLTEEQLAAHLYDSLRNKIMPLPDDVIVYPAHGAGSACGKNMSKETTDLLGNQKNTNYALRADMTREEFVKEVTEGLLPPPAYFPLNVKMNREGYASINDVMAQGLRELSPEEFEATANETGALMLDTRKPGDFAQGFIPNAVNIGIDGGFAPWVGALIPDIQQPILIVAEQGREEEVVTRLARVGYDNAIGFLKGGFQSWRDAGKEVDTLVSIPATELAAKFEQDNSICIVDVRKPGEYQAEHLETALSAPLDYLNEHLTALPKDRTLYIHCAGGYRSMIAASILRARGFQDIVDVQGGYKAIAETNMPRTNFVCPTSPR; this is encoded by the coding sequence ATGAAAGTAGAACAGATCTATACAGGCTGCCTGGCACAGGGCGCCTACTACATCGAAAGCAAGGGCGAAGCCGCCATCATCGACCCGCTCCGCGAGGTGAAGCCATACATCGAAAAGGCCGCGAAAGACGGCGCCAAGATAAAGTATGTCCTGGAAACGCATTTCCACGCCGACTTCGTATCGGGCCATGTGGACCTGGCTAAGGCTACCGGTGCCACCATCGTTTTCGGGCCAAACGCACATCCAAAATTTGAAGCACACCTGGCAGAGGATGGCGAGGAGCTGAAGGTGGGTGAGGTTACCATCCGAGTGCTGCACACCCCGGGCCACACCATGGAGTCCACCACCTACCTGCTGCTCGACGAGAACGGCCGGGAGCACGCGATCTTCTCTGGCGACACGCTCTTCATCGGCGACGTAGGCCGCCCGGACCTAGCCGTGAAGTCGGACCTGACCGAGGAGCAGCTGGCGGCGCACCTGTACGATTCGCTCCGCAACAAGATCATGCCCTTGCCGGATGATGTGATCGTGTACCCTGCCCACGGCGCGGGTTCCGCCTGCGGCAAGAACATGAGCAAGGAAACCACTGACCTGCTGGGTAATCAGAAGAACACGAACTACGCCCTGCGCGCCGACATGACCCGCGAGGAGTTCGTGAAGGAGGTAACCGAGGGCTTATTACCCCCTCCGGCTTACTTCCCGTTGAACGTGAAGATGAACCGGGAGGGCTACGCCAGCATCAACGACGTGATGGCGCAGGGCCTGCGGGAGCTGTCGCCGGAGGAATTTGAGGCTACGGCAAACGAAACGGGCGCGCTGATGCTTGACACCCGCAAGCCCGGCGATTTCGCCCAGGGCTTTATCCCCAACGCAGTGAACATCGGCATCGACGGCGGCTTCGCCCCGTGGGTGGGCGCGCTCATTCCCGACATACAGCAACCGATCCTGATTGTGGCGGAGCAAGGCCGCGAAGAGGAGGTGGTTACCCGTTTAGCGCGCGTGGGCTACGACAACGCCATCGGCTTCCTAAAGGGCGGCTTCCAAAGTTGGAGAGACGCAGGAAAGGAAGTAGACACCTTGGTTTCCATACCCGCCACAGAGCTGGCAGCCAAATTTGAGCAGGACAATAGCATCTGCATCGTGGATGTTCGCAAGCCAGGCGAGTACCAGGCAGAGCACCTGGAGACGGCCCTGAGCGCCCCTCTGGATTACCTGAACGAGCACCTGACCGCGCTGCCGAAAGACCGGACGCTTTATATCCACTGCGCTGGTGGCTACCGCTCTATGATTGCGGCGTCTATACTTAGAGCAAGGGGATTCCAAGACATTGTAGATGTGCAGGGCGGATACAAGGCCATCGCCGAAACAAACATGCCGCGCACCAACTTCGTGTGCCCTACCTCGCCCAGGTAA
- a CDS encoding aldose epimerase family protein, with protein sequence MDIKKEAFGSAPDGQQVYLYTLTNQRGITVKITNYGAIVTSFITPDKQGEPGDVVAGFDELSGYIPNNPHFGGVVGRFANRIAQGRFTLDGQAHILPVNDAPHHLHGGNKGFDRVVWQAEELPQQNALKLTYRSPDGEEGYPGNLTATVVYTLTDDNALRIDYSATTDKATPVNLTNHSYFNLSAGKAKDVSGHLIQINAEQYTPVDDTFIPTGELATVAGTPMDLRQPQLVGKHLHEIAGGGYDHNYVLNLGNERIVKAAEVYEPASGRVLEVYTTQPGIQFYTGNFLDGSLTGRDGRRYTRHYAFCLETQHFPDSPNQPAFPDTILRPGEVYEQTTIYKLSVRKQGQ encoded by the coding sequence ATGGATATAAAGAAAGAAGCCTTTGGCAGCGCCCCGGACGGGCAACAAGTATACCTGTACACCCTTACAAACCAGCGGGGCATTACGGTGAAGATCACCAACTATGGCGCCATCGTAACCTCCTTTATAACACCGGATAAGCAGGGCGAACCGGGAGACGTGGTGGCTGGCTTTGATGAGTTGAGTGGCTACATCCCCAACAACCCACACTTTGGCGGTGTGGTGGGTCGCTTTGCCAACCGCATTGCCCAGGGCAGGTTTACGCTGGATGGGCAGGCACATATTTTACCTGTAAACGATGCGCCACATCACCTCCACGGCGGCAACAAAGGCTTTGACCGGGTCGTGTGGCAGGCTGAGGAGCTACCGCAGCAGAATGCTCTGAAGCTAACGTACCGGAGCCCTGACGGGGAGGAAGGCTACCCTGGCAATCTGACAGCCACCGTGGTTTATACGTTAACAGACGACAACGCCCTACGGATTGACTACAGCGCCACGACGGATAAAGCCACTCCGGTAAACCTGACGAACCACAGCTATTTTAATCTCTCGGCGGGGAAGGCTAAAGATGTGAGCGGGCACCTTATCCAGATCAATGCGGAGCAGTACACCCCCGTGGACGACACCTTTATACCGACCGGGGAGCTGGCAACGGTGGCAGGCACGCCTATGGACCTGCGGCAGCCACAGCTGGTAGGCAAGCACCTGCACGAGATCGCGGGCGGCGGGTACGACCACAACTATGTGCTGAACCTGGGCAACGAAAGGATAGTGAAGGCCGCTGAAGTATACGAACCTGCCTCGGGGCGCGTGCTGGAAGTATACACCACCCAGCCGGGCATTCAGTTCTACACCGGCAACTTCCTGGATGGCTCCCTGACAGGCAGAGACGGCAGAAGGTATACCAGGCACTATGCCTTCTGCCTTGAGACGCAGCACTTTCCGGACTCACCGAACCAGCCTGCTTTCCCGGATACCATACTCAGGCCCGGCGAAGTATATGAGCAGACGACCATCTACAAACTATCCGTTAGAAAGCAGGGACAGTAA
- a CDS encoding patatin-like phospholipase family protein — MSRYLLFLLLLLYTCMPARVTAQAWPERPAKRPKIGLVLSGGGAKGMAHIGFLKVMEEAGIRPDYITGTSMGSLVGALYALGYSPDEIEEIALRQDWEMLLSNQVPLSQIAMEEKEYYGRYLLELPVNGTRISFPSGLIEGQALNNLLIRLTRGAHNIRDFRQLPIPFACLATDLATGEKVVLQQGFLPEALRASMAIPTVFTPIKIDGRMLVDGGLVQNFPVQEVLDMGADFVIGVNVGSGLEPEKNLKSMLDVLVQATFFTSAANLESEKKKTDFLIDILPYLEGYKTGSFADAEKVIRIGEHVAREYEDSLRALAAYMHSFREPMHHSERSSLEDSVKVGKVLISGTNATPRRILRRRLRLQENEPTTIGTIENRIEILYGTGHFNKVSYALVPTDSSHMLQVNVEEAAEGALKTAIYYDSENRAGATVNFTRRNLFWQGSRFVAEVDLGQNIRSDVNYLKYMGYRYHIAAKLGSQYYKNDISIFNESGNKVAILQQNTNLGTLGWQTTTNNAWTLGQQLEYKLARLYPQVAGQITLDSLTVDISTLEQLKVRNWTFSTFFRLNTLDRPAFPTRGWKAEVQGSYIFGNRFTIRARQGQQDLENSIPSDIAPYFRVSLRANGVVPLRRNLSLLLRQGLVMYTSNDLPVGEESLIGGYTSVLPNMVEFRAAEPFAYSADNLVYTGLGLQAELRKKLYFQLSSTLMNTSLLHGYRTLRGETTRLGYSATLGYLTHAGPITAGIAHESRSDWRGFISLGFRLPW, encoded by the coding sequence ATGAGCCGCTATCTCCTTTTCCTACTGCTGCTGCTTTATACCTGCATGCCTGCGCGGGTAACGGCTCAGGCATGGCCAGAGCGCCCGGCCAAGCGCCCGAAGATCGGGCTGGTGCTGAGCGGTGGCGGAGCAAAAGGCATGGCGCACATCGGATTCCTGAAAGTCATGGAAGAGGCCGGCATTCGCCCGGATTATATCACAGGCACCAGTATGGGCAGCCTGGTGGGTGCCCTGTATGCCCTCGGATACTCGCCCGACGAAATAGAGGAGATAGCGCTGCGCCAGGATTGGGAGATGCTGCTGAGCAACCAGGTGCCCTTAAGCCAGATCGCGATGGAAGAGAAGGAGTACTACGGCCGCTACCTGCTCGAGCTCCCCGTCAATGGCACCCGGATCAGCTTCCCGAGCGGGCTTATCGAAGGGCAGGCGCTGAACAACCTGCTCATTCGGCTTACGCGCGGGGCGCACAACATACGTGATTTCAGGCAGCTGCCCATCCCCTTCGCCTGCCTGGCCACCGACCTGGCCACAGGTGAGAAGGTTGTGCTGCAGCAGGGCTTCCTGCCGGAGGCCCTGCGGGCAAGTATGGCTATCCCCACCGTGTTCACACCCATCAAAATTGATGGCCGAATGCTGGTAGATGGTGGCCTGGTGCAGAACTTTCCGGTGCAGGAGGTGCTCGACATGGGGGCTGATTTTGTGATCGGCGTGAACGTGGGCAGTGGCCTGGAGCCGGAGAAGAACCTGAAATCCATGCTGGATGTGCTGGTGCAGGCCACCTTCTTTACCAGTGCCGCTAACCTGGAGAGCGAGAAGAAAAAAACGGACTTCCTGATAGATATTCTCCCCTACCTGGAAGGTTACAAGACCGGCAGCTTCGCCGATGCGGAGAAAGTCATCAGGATTGGGGAGCATGTGGCACGGGAGTACGAGGACAGCCTGCGCGCCCTGGCGGCGTACATGCACTCGTTCCGGGAGCCGATGCACCACTCTGAACGCAGTAGCCTGGAGGATTCGGTAAAGGTGGGCAAAGTGCTCATCAGCGGTACTAACGCCACCCCACGGCGTATTCTGCGCCGCCGACTGCGCCTGCAGGAGAACGAGCCCACTACCATCGGCACCATCGAGAACCGCATCGAGATCCTTTACGGCACCGGTCATTTTAACAAGGTTTCCTACGCCTTGGTGCCCACCGACAGCAGCCACATGTTGCAGGTAAATGTAGAGGAGGCAGCAGAGGGTGCCCTCAAAACCGCCATCTACTACGATTCCGAAAACCGGGCCGGGGCTACCGTTAACTTTACCCGCCGCAACCTGTTCTGGCAGGGCTCCCGCTTTGTGGCCGAGGTAGACCTGGGCCAGAACATCCGCAGTGATGTAAATTACCTCAAGTACATGGGCTACCGCTACCACATCGCCGCCAAACTGGGGAGCCAGTATTATAAAAACGACATCTCAATTTTTAACGAGAGTGGCAACAAAGTGGCCATCCTGCAGCAGAACACCAACTTGGGCACCCTGGGCTGGCAAACCACCACCAACAACGCCTGGACACTGGGGCAGCAACTCGAGTACAAACTCGCACGCCTTTACCCGCAGGTGGCCGGGCAGATCACCCTGGATTCGCTAACGGTGGATATCAGTACGCTGGAGCAACTGAAGGTGCGTAACTGGACCTTTTCTACCTTCTTCCGCCTGAACACGCTGGACCGGCCTGCCTTCCCCACCCGCGGCTGGAAGGCTGAGGTGCAGGGCAGCTATATCTTTGGCAACCGGTTTACCATCCGCGCCCGGCAAGGGCAGCAGGACCTGGAGAACAGTATCCCCAGCGATATTGCCCCCTACTTCCGTGTCTCGCTCAGGGCGAACGGTGTGGTGCCGCTGCGCCGCAATCTCAGTTTGCTCCTGCGCCAGGGCCTGGTCATGTACACTAGTAATGACCTGCCTGTGGGCGAGGAGAGCCTGATAGGAGGCTATACTTCGGTGCTGCCCAACATGGTGGAGTTCCGCGCTGCGGAGCCTTTTGCCTACTCTGCCGACAACCTGGTGTACACGGGCTTGGGCCTGCAGGCGGAGCTTCGGAAGAAGCTATACTTTCAGCTTAGCTCCACTCTGATGAACACCAGCCTGCTGCACGGCTACCGCACCCTGCGCGGCGAAACCACCCGCCTTGGCTACAGCGCCACCCTTGGCTATCTCACCCATGCAGGCCCCATTACGGCAGGCATTGCCCACGAGAGTCGGTCTGACTGGCGTGGCTTTATCAGCCTTGGGTTCAGGCTGCCGTGGTAA
- a CDS encoding pirin family protein, with protein MKNRTVARLLYADTIDMGGMPVRQPFPTQQVDLIDPFLLLHHHIHEMPEHVLPHKTGVGPHPHRGFSPVTFVYRGGVHHRDSRGNNSVVYAGGTQWMNAGRGIVHSERPPKDIMEQGGVQEIIQLWVNTPAAHKLDQPEYFALQAGDTPTVTAAGVSVQVVAGEHGGASGPIRAKSPVQALRLELQAGASHTFPLPKNYNAFLYLLDGAVQVAGFGLVEGLHQVLFNQDGEGITLTARENTRALLMAGKPLEEPVVASGPFVMNSQTEIMQAMRDYQMGKLGILIED; from the coding sequence ATGAAGAACAGAACCGTAGCCCGCCTGCTTTACGCCGATACCATTGATATGGGCGGTATGCCGGTGCGCCAGCCTTTCCCCACACAACAGGTAGACCTGATAGACCCGTTTTTGCTGCTGCACCACCACATCCATGAAATGCCGGAGCACGTTCTCCCGCATAAAACCGGTGTGGGGCCGCACCCGCACCGTGGCTTCTCCCCGGTCACGTTTGTGTATCGTGGTGGGGTGCACCACCGCGACTCGCGCGGCAACAACAGCGTGGTGTATGCCGGCGGTACACAGTGGATGAACGCTGGCAGGGGCATCGTGCACAGCGAGCGGCCCCCAAAAGACATCATGGAGCAGGGAGGGGTGCAGGAAATCATTCAGCTTTGGGTGAACACTCCCGCCGCACACAAACTGGACCAGCCGGAGTATTTCGCCTTGCAGGCCGGTGACACGCCTACTGTAACGGCAGCGGGCGTAAGCGTGCAGGTGGTGGCAGGTGAGCACGGGGGCGCGAGCGGGCCCATCAGAGCTAAGTCTCCGGTGCAGGCGCTGCGCCTGGAACTACAGGCGGGGGCCAGCCATACTTTCCCGCTCCCAAAAAACTACAACGCCTTTTTATACTTGCTGGATGGCGCCGTGCAGGTAGCAGGCTTTGGCCTGGTGGAGGGGCTGCACCAGGTGCTGTTTAACCAGGATGGGGAAGGTATTACCCTAACGGCCAGGGAAAACACGCGGGCGCTGCTGATGGCGGGTAAGCCGTTGGAGGAGCCGGTGGTGGCCAGCGGACCCTTCGTGATGAACAGCCAGACCGAGATCATGCAGGCCATGCGCGATTACCAGATGGGCAAGCTGGGGATACTGATAGAGGATTGA
- a CDS encoding 2Fe-2S iron-sulfur cluster-binding protein, with product MEDAIKIYVEQESGERIELEAPLDMNLSVMEVLKANEFPVQAVCGGMAICATCHVEVLESGELPEMNDDEAYMLETLPHATESSRLSCQLRVNPDLDGLVVRIMPEA from the coding sequence ATGGAGGACGCAATCAAGATCTATGTAGAGCAGGAAAGCGGAGAGCGCATCGAGCTCGAGGCACCACTGGACATGAACCTCTCGGTAATGGAAGTGCTGAAGGCGAATGAGTTTCCGGTGCAGGCCGTGTGCGGCGGCATGGCCATCTGCGCCACCTGCCACGTGGAGGTGCTGGAAAGCGGAGAGCTTCCGGAAATGAACGATGACGAAGCTTATATGCTCGAGACCCTGCCCCACGCTACCGAAAGCAGCCGCCTTTCGTGCCAGCTGCGCGTAAACCCCGACCTAGACGGCCTGGTGGTGCGCATCATGCCGGAGGCATAG
- a CDS encoding NAD(P)/FAD-dependent oxidoreductase, with the protein MNKITTDICIVGAGPVGLFAVFEAGLLKMRCHVVDALPAVGGQLSEIYPKKPIYDIPGFPEILAGDLIKNLEQQIAPFHPTFTLGERVEDLEKQEDGSFIVRTVDGTEIACKVVAIAGGLGSFEPRKPAIEHLEKYERKGVEYMVRDPEQFHNKRVVIAGGGDSALDWTIYLAGLCKELTLVHRGTTFRGAPESAAKVLSMAEEGQIRLILKSNVTEVHGEDNLEAVTVMVDNAEPYRIEVDNFIPLFGLVPKLGPIENWGLELEKNAIVVDTEDYSTNVEGVYAIGDVNTYPGKLKLILCGFHEAALMAQSAYNIIYPDKKFVLKYTTVNGIQELQ; encoded by the coding sequence ATGAACAAAATAACAACGGATATATGCATCGTGGGCGCAGGCCCGGTAGGTTTGTTTGCCGTGTTCGAGGCAGGCCTGCTCAAGATGCGTTGCCACGTAGTAGACGCGCTGCCAGCCGTAGGAGGTCAGCTGTCTGAGATTTACCCTAAAAAACCCATTTACGACATACCCGGTTTTCCGGAAATTCTGGCCGGTGATCTTATCAAGAACCTGGAGCAGCAGATTGCACCCTTCCACCCCACCTTTACGCTGGGCGAGCGCGTGGAGGACCTGGAGAAACAGGAGGATGGCTCGTTTATAGTTCGTACGGTGGACGGCACTGAGATTGCCTGTAAGGTGGTAGCGATAGCCGGGGGGCTTGGCTCCTTTGAGCCGCGCAAACCCGCCATCGAGCACCTGGAGAAGTATGAGCGCAAAGGCGTGGAGTACATGGTGCGCGACCCGGAGCAATTCCATAACAAGCGTGTCGTGATAGCCGGTGGTGGCGACTCCGCCCTGGACTGGACCATTTACCTGGCCGGCCTCTGCAAAGAGTTGACCCTGGTGCACCGTGGCACAACCTTTAGAGGCGCACCCGAGTCTGCGGCCAAGGTGCTGAGCATGGCGGAGGAAGGCCAGATAAGGCTTATCCTGAAGTCTAACGTGACGGAGGTGCACGGCGAGGACAACCTGGAAGCTGTGACCGTGATGGTAGACAATGCAGAACCTTACAGGATTGAGGTGGATAACTTCATCCCGCTGTTCGGGCTGGTGCCAAAGCTGGGCCCGATCGAGAACTGGGGCCTGGAGCTGGAAAAGAACGCCATTGTAGTAGATACAGAGGATTACTCTACCAACGTTGAAGGCGTGTATGCTATCGGTGATGTGAACACGTACCCGGGCAAGCTGAAGCTTATACTTTGCGGCTTCCATGAGGCGGCCCTGATGGCGCAGAGTGCCTACAACATCATCTACCCGGACAAAAAATTTGTGTTAAAGTATACGACCGTTAACGGTATTCAGGAGTTACAATAA